The Clostridium sp. DL-VIII DNA window TGTGTGGCTCTACAGAAGCTTTATTAGTTCTTGGGAATCCTAATTCTCCGAAGAAAATTGGTTTATTCCATTTATCATAGAAATTTTTTATTTCCTGCTTTATATCCTGTTTCCTATTAAACTTTGTTGAACTTTCAAGGGCTTTTGTTAAATTATCTACCGTATTTGTATCATTTTCTGTAAGCTCAAAATAAGCTGCTATAGAAATAAAATCTACTTTTGAAAATACTTTATTATTTAGTTTTTCCTTATATTTTTCAGTATATTCTGGTGCAAAATCAGCTGCTGTAATCCAGAAATTTGTCCTATAAGTTACCAAACCCTTATAGCGTGCCTTAACATAATCTATCATATCGCACATATACCCTTCATTTGCTTCCATATGTACAAAACTTGTTCCTGCATTCAGTGCATCCACATGATATGGTACAGCTACATCTTTAATTAAATTATTTAGAACGTTTGTTTCCCAATTATAAAAGAAATTATTAATATTATCAGGCTGCCAATCTGTTTCTCCAACGCTTCCATTTTCTATCCATGGATATGGTTCAAGTATTATGTTTATCTTTTTAAATCTAAGCTTTTCAATTAACTCTATAGCTCGTTTTTCACTACCTTTGTCTATTGCCATATCGCTTGAAGTCCTAGTATCGATATTTATAACTACTGGAACATTTAAGGTATTTATCTTAAATTTATCTATATCTTTAAGTACCTGATCTATATTATAATCAGTAGATAAATTGCCTGATTTAATCTTTGTTTCAAATTTTGAATTTAAAGTCTTGCCTTCAACTTTATTTATCATCTCATTAATATATCCCCTTGAATCTACATTAATCTTGTAAGCATAAAAAGCACCTGATAGCATGCTTATTAATAAAACCATTATTATTGCTCTTTTTTTCGTCATTTTTCCTCCTATGTACGCTATAAATATATATAATATTACAATTGATTTTCTACATTTAACATTTAGATATTTGCTTAGCTGATAGACATCCTAAATGTAATTTTATTATTTCAACATATATAAATACAATATATTTGTTAAAATTCAATTATTTATTACCAAAATCAATTCTAACAAGTTCTTTATTATTTGGAATTTTATTAATTATACCTATATAGTACACCTAAATCCAATACAATCAAGCAACTTCCTAGGCCTATACTTATTGATAAAAAATGAATCAATATATAAAGCAAACTCTTATTTACTTATATTTAATTATAACATTTTTTATAAATAGAATTTTTATTTTTTCCAGCTTTGCAGTTCTATAATATTTCCTTCAATATCTTTTGCATAAACAAACGTTGCTATTACATTATTAGGATATTCTGTTTTTACTAATTGCCCTACTTGCCCACCTCCTTCTCGCTTTATTTTTTCCAATACTTCTAAAACATCATCAACCTCAAACGCTAAGTGAGCAAGTCCTACACCATTTAGTACTTTTTTACTCTCATAATCCATATTATCATATGAGAAAATCTCTAATGTTGGTAGCTCTTCTTCATATCCTGGTAACGTTAAATGCTCTCCTGTAATATGGGCACTCTTAATCCCTGTTAATTTATCAAGCCATTCACCTTGCAAATTACGCTCAGGTGCTACTGGTTTGCAGCCAAAAACACGTTGGTAAAACAAAGATACTCTTTTCCAATCCTTTGCAATAATGTTGGTATGTACATATTTGATCTTTATTTCTTTTTCTTCTCTCATATCTTCCTCCTAAATATATTTAGAATAAATAAGGCTATATAGGTAAATAATAATATTAAAATTAATTTATTATGAGGTGGCTTAATGGGATATAGTTTTTTATTATTAATTATGACTGTAATTTTTTCTGCAATCATGTTATTTATCGGAATTGCTGCAATAGTAAAAAAAAGATATACTTTACTTCCTGAACACATAGCCACTTATGTATTTTATTTAGCGTTTTTAATATCACAATATATGCTAAATTTTCAAGTTAATCTTTTAATCATTCTTATGGTTTTAATAACTCTTATTGGTAATAGCTTTATTGGTAAATATCTATATGTTTATAATAAATCTAAACATTATGATAGATTTCTACATGCATTTGGTGCTTTTTCATTTGCACTTTTCTATTATTCTATTTTGCATAAAATTGCTATGCCTATAGTCTCATCAAAATTTTATATTGGAGTCTTTGTAGCAGCAATAGGTATTTCACTTGGCTGTATTTTTGAAATTTACGAATTCATTGCAGATTCTATTACAACTTCAAATAACCAACATGGACTAAAGGACACAAATTTTGATATGATATCTAATATTATCGGTTCATCAATTGCAGGCATTGTTTCAATATGGATTTTTCTATAGCATTTTTAGCACTATCTGCTCGCTTGGGCAAAT harbors:
- a CDS encoding VOC family protein, producing MREEKEIKIKYVHTNIIAKDWKRVSLFYQRVFGCKPVAPERNLQGEWLDKLTGIKSAHITGEHLTLPGYEEELPTLEIFSYDNMDYESKKVLNGVGLAHLAFEVDDVLEVLEKIKREGGGQVGQLVKTEYPNNVIATFVYAKDIEGNIIELQSWKK